The following coding sequences lie in one Sedimentibacter sp. MB35-C1 genomic window:
- a CDS encoding HD-GYP domain-containing protein, translating into MKNIADNKIPKKEKISTNLFLYIFILAITAFVLMLHLSRVYAINDYSLLIVFSALSIIAETFFILLPKVGAISVSFALYYSAIILTNPLLASIISAIGVAFRFPYKDGVGRVHILNNPIYKTIFNTSQLMICSGMAGMAYVYLNNIINVGFDFYNPVAGAAALSVYILLNTLFMSALMSILLNEKFIYIWRNNFFSMMINVLLVGLLGIILAFAYNSYGIGGLLLFFIPLLLARYTFKLYIDMRKNYFETMNVLVRAIEANDPYTSGHSLRVSAYSEAVAKQIGLPQSKIDLIKSAALLHDIGKIGIDKNILNKTGKLERDEFETIKSHPEIGATIIADLSYLSNISDIIRHHHERNDGKGYPDGLCHDSIPLETSILTIADSFDAMTTNRPYRKSLSLEAALSEIKLNSGTQFNPDIVDDAIIALRTTYYKVTE; encoded by the coding sequence ATGAAAAATATTGCAGACAATAAAATACCTAAAAAAGAAAAAATAAGCACAAATTTATTTTTATATATTTTCATACTGGCTATTACGGCTTTTGTTCTTATGTTGCACCTTTCTAGAGTATATGCTATAAATGACTATTCCCTGCTCATAGTATTTTCCGCATTATCAATTATTGCGGAAACATTTTTTATATTGCTTCCTAAAGTTGGCGCAATTTCCGTAAGCTTTGCACTGTATTATTCTGCCATAATATTGACAAATCCCCTATTGGCTTCAATAATATCCGCCATAGGTGTCGCTTTTAGATTTCCATATAAGGATGGCGTAGGGAGAGTCCATATTTTAAACAACCCTATATATAAAACTATATTTAACACAAGCCAACTTATGATATGTTCAGGCATGGCTGGAATGGCATATGTATACTTAAATAATATTATAAATGTAGGTTTTGATTTTTATAATCCTGTCGCAGGAGCTGCAGCATTATCAGTATATATATTACTGAACACCCTTTTTATGTCAGCTTTAATGTCAATATTATTAAATGAGAAATTTATTTACATATGGAGAAACAATTTCTTTTCCATGATGATAAATGTGCTTTTAGTTGGATTGTTAGGCATAATACTTGCATTTGCGTACAACAGCTACGGTATCGGCGGTCTGCTGTTATTCTTCATTCCACTTTTGCTGGCAAGGTATACTTTTAAGCTTTATATAGATATGCGCAAAAACTATTTTGAAACAATGAATGTTTTGGTACGAGCTATTGAAGCAAACGACCCGTACACCAGCGGACACTCGTTAAGAGTGAGCGCATACTCCGAAGCAGTTGCAAAGCAAATCGGACTCCCTCAAAGCAAAATTGATTTGATAAAAAGTGCCGCTTTGCTGCACGATATAGGTAAAATCGGAATAGATAAAAATATATTAAATAAGACCGGCAAACTGGAGCGGGATGAATTTGAAACAATAAAATCTCACCCTGAAATAGGTGCTACTATAATTGCCGACTTAAGTTATCTGTCAAATATTTCAGATATTATTCGTCATCATCATGAAAGAAATGACGGAAAGGGCTATCCTGACGGTCTGTGTCATGACAGCATACCTCTTGAAACCTCAATACTCACTATTGCTGATTCCTTTGATGCCATGACAACCAACAGACCTTACAGAAAATCTCTGAGCCTAGAGGCTGCATTAAGTGAAATAAAGCTGAATTCGGGTACACAATTCAATCCCGACATAGTT
- a CDS encoding N-acetylmuramoyl-L-alanine amidase encodes MENIFKRVNIIFAIALMIVMLMSLFSDINKTTETIDATDREQVKKLKVLIDPGHGGIDQGASGDMGIGEAPLTLAISEKLMAFLEGSGFDVEMTRYEDEGLYSLKSKTIREKKNEDLTNRVKMINETEADLTISIHLNSFPQKQYYGAHVFYQKNSMPGKIAAEIMQDSLKNILDKNNKRVPQVKKNIKIMDETKPPVLLIECGFLSNPSEEKKLVSDEYQEKTAWAIYTGLIRYFNEY; translated from the coding sequence ATGGAAAATATTTTTAAAAGAGTAAATATAATATTTGCGATAGCATTAATGATTGTAATGCTGATGTCATTATTTTCCGATATAAACAAAACAACAGAGACAATTGATGCAACGGATAGAGAACAGGTAAAAAAGCTCAAGGTTCTTATTGACCCCGGACACGGAGGTATCGATCAGGGAGCAAGCGGTGACATGGGAATTGGCGAAGCCCCCCTGACTCTTGCAATATCTGAAAAGCTTATGGCTTTCCTTGAAGGAAGCGGATTCGATGTAGAAATGACCAGGTATGAAGATGAAGGACTCTATTCGCTAAAATCCAAAACTATCAGAGAAAAGAAAAATGAAGATTTGACAAACAGGGTAAAAATGATAAATGAAACCGAAGCAGATTTGACAATTTCCATACATCTAAATTCCTTCCCGCAAAAACAATATTACGGCGCCCATGTTTTTTATCAAAAAAACAGCATGCCGGGAAAAATTGCCGCAGAAATAATGCAAGATTCATTAAAAAATATTCTTGATAAAAATAATAAAAGAGTTCCTCAGGTGAAAAAAAACATAAAAATAATGGACGAAACGAAACCTCCTGTACTGCTGATAGAATGCGGTTTTTTATCAAACCCTTCTGAAGAAAAGAAGCTGGTTTCCGATGAATATCAGGAAAAAACAGCTTGGGCAATATATACTGGGTTAATAAGATATTTTAATGAATATTAA
- a CDS encoding L-lactate dehydrogenase — protein sequence MHKNKLVVVGVGHVGSYVLADAMKTGLFAEIGVIDILENVAYGEALDQAQATALTYMNNVNVTNGEYEQCADADVIIVAAGPSIIPDPNDPKGEPDRTLLTKTNCEVIRGVMKGITKYTKDAVIIFITNPLDTMVYIAENEFGYPKGRIFGTGTMLDSARLRKIVADNYNIDPKSVTGFMMGEHGRTAFPVMSHVYISGIPLSEADTFLEGKKDIQNPDVVKKLTVSAAYEVFNGKGWTNAGVAQSAVTMARAVLLDEKSIYPASTTLRGQYGHDKDVALSMPCIIGREGVLKQIPVKLNEWETKKLEETIAYIQETMVDAKTGPKFSKR from the coding sequence ATGCACAAAAATAAATTAGTAGTTGTAGGAGTGGGACATGTCGGTTCATATGTTTTGGCAGATGCTATGAAAACCGGACTGTTCGCTGAAATAGGAGTAATTGATATTTTAGAGAATGTAGCTTATGGCGAGGCATTGGATCAAGCCCAGGCTACAGCATTGACTTATATGAACAACGTAAATGTTACAAATGGAGAATATGAACAATGTGCTGATGCAGATGTGATTATCGTAGCTGCAGGTCCAAGCATAATACCTGATCCAAATGATCCAAAAGGTGAACCAGACCGTACCTTATTGACAAAAACAAACTGTGAAGTTATTCGCGGTGTAATGAAAGGTATTACAAAATATACTAAAGATGCTGTTATTATTTTTATTACTAATCCATTGGATACTATGGTTTATATTGCCGAAAACGAATTTGGATATCCGAAAGGGCGTATTTTTGGTACAGGAACCATGCTTGATTCTGCCAGACTACGCAAAATAGTTGCTGATAATTACAATATTGATCCGAAATCTGTTACAGGATTTATGATGGGAGAACACGGCAGGACAGCTTTTCCTGTTATGAGCCATGTATATATCAGCGGGATTCCTTTATCTGAAGCAGATACTTTCCTAGAAGGAAAGAAAGATATACAAAATCCCGATGTGGTTAAAAAATTGACTGTAAGCGCTGCATATGAAGTGTTTAACGGCAAAGGCTGGACAAATGCAGGAGTCGCACAGTCGGCAGTTACAATGGCAAGGGCAGTGCTGTTAGACGAAAAAAGTATTTACCCTGCATCAACTACATTGCGTGGTCAATACGGTCATGACAAAGATGTGGCGCTGAGCATGCCATGTATTATAGGGCGTGAAGGTGTTTTGAAGCAGATACCTGTAAAGTTAAATGAATGGGAAACAAAAAAATTAGAAGAAACAATAGCGTATATCCAAGAAACCATGGTTGATGCAAAAACAGGTCCTAAATTTTCTAAGAGATAA
- a CDS encoding low specificity L-threonine aldolase: protein MKLTDQYKAAKYKFQGNGPRSIDILKEALNSIQEDRFADLYGKGEIIEEFEKKFAGILGKESAVFMPSGTMAQQIALRIYADDKNNKKVAYHPLSHLELHEQDAIKILHGLETVLLGETNRLFTIKDLMSVKENVGTLLIELPQREIGGYLPALNELEEIIEYARSKNMYIHLDGARLFESLPYYEKSPAEISAYFDSVYISFYKGIGAVAGAVLAGEKEFINKAKIWKRRHGGDLISLYPYIIAADYYYEKRKDMMSKFHEEAIELAKYFNDLPSVRTTPEIPMTNMFHVHADFSSDQLEKIVSKIFSEFDVSIAGGIKKIDEKTSKFEISIGEEFSKIPKELLKQVFDRFNEYIKVRSYLFH from the coding sequence ATGAAGTTAACTGATCAATATAAGGCTGCAAAGTATAAATTCCAAGGTAACGGTCCAAGAAGTATCGATATATTAAAGGAAGCCTTAAACAGTATACAAGAAGATAGGTTTGCCGATTTATACGGCAAAGGCGAAATTATTGAAGAATTTGAAAAGAAATTTGCTGGAATACTTGGAAAAGAATCAGCTGTTTTTATGCCAAGCGGTACGATGGCACAACAGATTGCTCTTAGGATCTACGCAGACGATAAAAACAACAAGAAAGTTGCATATCATCCTCTCTCACATTTGGAATTGCATGAGCAAGATGCAATAAAGATTTTGCATGGTTTGGAAACTGTTCTTTTGGGTGAAACAAACCGACTGTTTACCATAAAAGATTTAATGTCTGTTAAGGAGAATGTTGGGACTTTGTTAATTGAACTACCTCAGAGAGAAATAGGAGGATATCTGCCGGCTCTTAATGAATTGGAAGAAATTATAGAATACGCAAGGTCTAAAAATATGTACATCCATCTTGACGGTGCCAGATTATTTGAATCGCTTCCATACTATGAAAAATCTCCGGCTGAAATATCAGCGTATTTTGACAGCGTGTATATTTCCTTTTACAAGGGTATAGGTGCTGTTGCAGGAGCTGTTTTAGCTGGGGAAAAAGAGTTTATTAACAAAGCTAAAATCTGGAAACGCAGGCATGGAGGGGATTTAATAAGTCTCTATCCGTATATCATTGCTGCTGATTATTATTATGAAAAAAGAAAAGATATGATGAGTAAATTTCATGAAGAAGCTATAGAACTGGCAAAGTATTTCAATGATTTGCCATCTGTTCGTACGACACCTGAAATACCGATGACTAATATGTTTCATGTGCATGCTGATTTCAGCAGTGATCAACTGGAGAAAATAGTTTCAAAAATATTTAGCGAATTTGATGTTTCAATAGCCGGAGGTATTAAAAAAATAGATGAAAAAACATCAAAATTCGAAATATCAATTGGTGAAGAGTTTTCGAAAATTCCTAAGGAATTGTTAAAACAAGTATTTGACAGGTTTAATGAATACATAAAAGTAAGAAGCTATCTCTTTCATTGA
- the cbiB gene encoding adenosylcobinamide-phosphate synthase CbiB: protein MNSLIIGYVLDLIIGDPQGWFHPIRLIGNMICFVEDKLRKCCKNSKEETAAGAILWFSVVFTSFVIPYVILYFASKVSFMLALIIEGLMCYYILATKSLKDESMKVYKSLKRNDLAEARNYLSFIVGRDVEKLNEVSVAKAAVETVAENASDGVIAPMLYIMIGGAPLGFMYKAVNTLDSMVGYKNEKYINIGRVSAIADDVANFIPSRISALIMIAVAFITGMDYKNALRIYLRDRYNHKSPNSAHTESVCAGALDIMLGGDSYYGGALVSKPTIGDDIRKIEIEDIKRANRLMYAASMLTLATGSLLYYFVTSL, encoded by the coding sequence ATGAATTCACTCATCATCGGATATGTGCTTGATTTGATTATCGGAGATCCTCAAGGATGGTTTCATCCTATAAGACTCATAGGGAATATGATTTGCTTTGTTGAGGACAAGCTGAGAAAATGCTGCAAAAATTCAAAGGAAGAAACAGCGGCAGGAGCGATATTATGGTTTTCGGTTGTTTTTACTTCATTTGTAATTCCATATGTAATTTTATATTTTGCATCAAAGGTTAGTTTTATGCTTGCATTAATTATTGAAGGATTAATGTGCTACTACATACTTGCAACAAAAAGTTTGAAGGATGAAAGTATGAAGGTTTATAAATCACTGAAAAGAAATGATTTAGCTGAAGCTCGTAATTATTTATCTTTTATTGTGGGCAGGGACGTGGAAAAGCTTAATGAAGTATCTGTTGCAAAAGCGGCTGTGGAAACTGTTGCAGAAAATGCATCTGACGGGGTTATTGCTCCAATGCTTTACATAATGATTGGAGGAGCTCCTCTGGGATTTATGTACAAGGCAGTCAATACTTTAGATTCAATGGTTGGATACAAAAATGAAAAATATATAAATATAGGCAGGGTTTCAGCCATAGCTGATGATGTTGCAAATTTCATTCCCTCAAGGATTTCAGCGCTTATTATGATCGCTGTGGCATTTATTACAGGCATGGATTACAAAAATGCCCTCAGAATCTATTTGCGAGATAGGTACAATCACAAGAGCCCAAACTCAGCACATACGGAATCAGTGTGCGCCGGAGCTCTGGACATAATGCTTGGAGGAGACAGCTATTACGGAGGCGCGCTTGTCAGCAAGCCGACAATAGGAGATGACATAAGAAAAATAGAAATAGAAGATATTAAAAGGGCTAATAGGCTTATGTACGCAGCATCTATGCTGACGTTGGCAACAGGTTCATTGCTTTACTACTTTGTTACAAGCTTATAA
- the cobD gene encoding threonine-phosphate decarboxylase CobD → MSIEIHGADIYTAAEKNGSGINEILDFSSNINPLGIPDSVKSACINSIEYSNRYPDINSSELIRSIASVEKVPTSFIFASNGAAEAIYRIAFFLMPKKGLVTAPAFSEYESALKAVGADINYYNLGEEYEFKIKDNILNHINNDTDIVFLCNPNNPTGQITDIKTTEKIIDKCMKSGATVVIDECFLDFVENKESLSSVRLMNKYNNLIVLKAFTKIYAIPGIRLGYCMSSKRDVINGLKSSGPPWNVSNIAQAAGIAALKEREYVSRTVSYIKEQRNYMLSELNKLNIKAYNSNANYILFKIFNDVDLKEELLKKNILIRSCSNYKNFDRSYYRIAVKSKNENKLLIKALYEIREML, encoded by the coding sequence ATGAGTATAGAAATACATGGCGCCGACATATATACGGCGGCCGAAAAAAACGGTAGCGGGATAAATGAAATATTGGATTTTTCATCAAACATAAATCCTTTGGGTATACCCGATTCGGTTAAATCCGCCTGTATAAATTCAATTGAATATTCTAACAGGTATCCGGACATCAATTCTTCAGAATTAATCCGAAGTATTGCATCAGTCGAAAAAGTCCCGACCAGCTTTATTTTTGCGTCAAATGGAGCAGCAGAAGCCATATATCGTATTGCTTTTTTCTTAATGCCCAAAAAAGGCCTTGTTACTGCACCGGCCTTCAGCGAATATGAGAGCGCATTGAAAGCAGTCGGTGCAGATATTAACTATTACAATCTGGGTGAAGAATATGAATTTAAGATAAAGGATAACATATTAAATCATATAAATAATGATACAGATATTGTATTTTTGTGCAACCCCAATAATCCAACTGGGCAAATAACAGATATTAAAACAACAGAAAAAATAATTGACAAATGTATGAAGTCAGGGGCAACTGTGGTTATAGATGAATGTTTTCTGGATTTTGTGGAAAATAAAGAATCATTAAGTTCTGTCAGACTAATGAATAAATACAATAATCTTATTGTATTGAAAGCATTTACCAAAATATATGCTATTCCGGGGATACGCCTGGGTTATTGTATGTCTTCAAAAAGAGATGTTATTAATGGACTGAAATCGTCAGGGCCTCCCTGGAATGTTTCGAATATTGCACAGGCTGCGGGGATTGCGGCACTGAAGGAAAGAGAGTATGTAAGCAGGACTGTTTCGTACATAAAGGAGCAAAGAAATTACATGCTCAGTGAACTAAATAAGTTGAATATTAAGGCATATAATTCTAATGCCAACTATATATTGTTTAAAATTTTTAATGATGTGGATTTAAAGGAAGAACTGCTTAAAAAAAATATATTGATAAGAAGCTGCTCAAATTACAAAAACTTTGACAGAAGCTATTACAGAATTGCAGTGAAATCAAAGAATGAAAATAAACTTCTCATTAAGGCATTGTATGAAATAAGGGAGATGCTATGA
- a CDS encoding phosphoglycerate mutase, which translates to MKKVLIIIDGLSEKNIAELNDMQPLEYAYTPFIDKIIYEGFRTKKMYCPDGREPDSLGCILSILGVNGNLIPKNRAYLEAVAENIDAGEDEVALRCNLVSIQGNKLESFNGEGLTREEMRSASGNIKPGGIKFYHLNEYRNIIIAGKSEKLFSIKDMPPHENIGGRMECLLNQLEGIKELKEFINDNKFSVRGKSYMFYPWGVADKTVLPSFPELFGKSCSCICSADIMKGIAKSMKMDVPVLKRGTGDVDTDLREKAENAINELKTHDTVIVHVNGTDEASHRRDIKGKINFIEKIDKELIKIIYENIENASMIIVSDHQTSSITGRHETGFVDYICSDRRN; encoded by the coding sequence ATGAAGAAGGTTTTAATAATAATAGACGGTTTAAGTGAAAAAAATATAGCAGAGCTGAATGATATGCAGCCTTTAGAATACGCATATACACCGTTTATTGATAAGATTATTTATGAAGGGTTCCGAACAAAAAAGATGTATTGCCCTGATGGAAGAGAGCCTGACAGCTTGGGGTGCATTTTATCAATACTTGGAGTTAACGGAAATCTTATTCCAAAAAACAGGGCATATCTTGAGGCAGTTGCGGAAAATATTGATGCAGGAGAAGATGAGGTTGCTCTGAGATGCAACTTAGTGAGCATTCAAGGCAACAAGCTTGAATCCTTTAACGGTGAGGGTCTTACAAGAGAAGAGATGCGTTCAGCTTCAGGGAATATAAAACCCGGGGGCATTAAATTTTATCACTTGAATGAATACAGAAATATTATCATTGCTGGGAAATCAGAAAAGCTTTTTTCTATTAAGGATATGCCTCCTCATGAAAACATAGGAGGCAGAATGGAGTGCTTGCTGAATCAGCTTGAAGGAATTAAAGAATTAAAGGAATTTATAAATGATAACAAATTTTCTGTGAGAGGTAAAAGCTATATGTTTTATCCCTGGGGCGTTGCGGATAAAACAGTACTGCCTTCGTTTCCTGAATTGTTTGGAAAGAGTTGTTCGTGCATATGCAGTGCTGATATTATGAAAGGTATAGCCAAATCTATGAAGATGGACGTTCCTGTTCTTAAAAGGGGAACGGGGGATGTTGATACAGATTTAAGAGAAAAAGCGGAAAATGCAATTAATGAGCTGAAAACTCATGATACAGTTATAGTTCATGTAAACGGAACGGATGAAGCTTCCCATAGAAGGGACATAAAAGGAAAAATAAATTTTATTGAAAAAATAGACAAAGAATTAATAAAAATAATTTACGAAAACATAGAAAATGCAAGTATGATTATTGTATCGGATCATCAGACCAGCAGCATAACAGGCAGGCATGAAACCGGCTTTGTTGATTATATATGCAGCGATAGGAGGAATTAA
- a CDS encoding cobyric acid synthase — protein MAKVIMVQGTTSNAGKSLITAALCRILTQDGYKTAPFKSQNMALNSFITKDGFEMGRAQVMQAEAASIEPDVRMNPILLKPTGEKGSQIVLNGKVFKDMSAEEYYTYKDEMVPHIIKSYSSLAEEYDIIVIEGAGSPAEINLKEQDIVNMGMAKIADAPVIIVGDIDRGGVFASLAGTMLLLDEEEKDRVKGFVINKFRGDIKLLEPGLDMLENIVEVPVLGVVPYMNVDIDDEDSLSERLVESCEHSMIDIAVIKLPRLSNFTDFNVFSLISGVSLRYVSSVRELGSPDMIIIPGTKNTIEDLKWLRQSGLEVKIVRHAKEGRAVFGVCGGYQMLGDIINDPEGVEGGGSIRGLGLLKTVTDFSGTKTTVRSSGKIGDIKGFYSLLSGIDVEGYEIHMGNSKIMEGQPLCLLDEKKDGCVRSNVAGSYIHGIFDSSRVVNAIVRTLAEHKGLSLEEISEFDFKKYKEIQYDKLADNVRNAVDMEQIYRIIGI, from the coding sequence ATGGCAAAAGTAATAATGGTTCAAGGAACAACTTCAAATGCGGGCAAGAGCCTTATAACAGCCGCTCTGTGCAGAATATTGACGCAGGACGGATACAAAACGGCACCATTTAAGTCGCAGAACATGGCTTTAAACTCGTTCATAACAAAGGACGGATTTGAAATGGGAAGAGCACAGGTTATGCAGGCAGAAGCTGCCAGCATAGAACCGGATGTTAGAATGAATCCTATCCTTTTGAAGCCTACTGGGGAAAAGGGATCGCAGATTGTATTGAACGGAAAGGTATTCAAGGACATGTCGGCTGAAGAATATTATACTTACAAGGATGAAATGGTTCCTCATATTATCAAGTCTTACAGTTCACTAGCGGAAGAATATGATATCATAGTTATTGAGGGAGCTGGAAGCCCTGCGGAAATTAATTTGAAAGAACAGGATATAGTGAATATGGGCATGGCAAAAATTGCTGATGCACCGGTTATTATAGTTGGAGATATTGACAGAGGAGGAGTCTTTGCATCTTTGGCAGGAACAATGCTTTTGCTTGATGAAGAAGAGAAGGATAGAGTTAAAGGCTTCGTAATAAATAAATTCAGAGGTGACATAAAGCTTCTGGAGCCTGGACTGGATATGCTTGAGAATATTGTTGAGGTACCTGTGTTGGGAGTAGTGCCTTACATGAACGTTGATATTGATGATGAGGACAGCCTTTCTGAAAGGCTTGTGGAAAGTTGTGAGCACAGCATGATTGATATTGCAGTTATTAAGCTACCAAGGTTGTCTAATTTTACTGATTTCAATGTGTTTTCATTAATCAGCGGTGTTTCGCTCAGATATGTATCGTCTGTGAGAGAATTGGGTAGTCCCGATATGATAATTATACCTGGCACTAAAAACACCATAGAGGATTTAAAATGGCTCAGGCAGTCGGGATTAGAGGTAAAGATAGTAAGGCATGCCAAGGAAGGAAGAGCCGTGTTTGGTGTATGTGGAGGCTATCAGATGCTTGGTGATATAATAAATGACCCCGAGGGTGTAGAAGGTGGAGGAAGCATCAGGGGGTTAGGTCTGCTTAAGACTGTTACAGACTTTTCAGGCACAAAGACTACAGTGCGTTCGTCGGGAAAAATAGGTGATATAAAAGGCTTTTACAGCCTGCTTTCAGGCATTGATGTGGAAGGATATGAAATTCATATGGGCAATTCAAAGATAATGGAAGGACAGCCCTTATGTTTACTGGATGAAAAAAAAGACGGATGTGTCCGCAGCAACGTTGCCGGAAGCTATATCCACGGAATATTTGACAGCAGTCGAGTTGTTAATGCCATTGTAAGAACACTTGCAGAGCATAAGGGTCTATCATTAGAAGAAATCAGCGAATTTGATTTTAAAAAATATAAAGAAATTCAGTATGATAAATTAGCAGATAATGTTAGGAATGCTGTTGACATGGAACAAATATATAGAATAATAGGAATATAA
- a CDS encoding TrkH family potassium uptake protein: MNIKIVLKIVGTVLFWESILMMPSLIISAVDGSYEVKAFIIAILLCGIFGLLFKNIKTNENEMRKREGYASVALCWLVMSLAGALPFYISGSIPSYIDALFETASGFTTTGSSILTDIEGMPRGLLFWRSFTHWIGGMGVLVFTMALAPLLGARSVFLMRAESPGPTFGKLVPKLSNSSKILYIIYASMTAAMVILLIMAGMPAFDSFIHAFGTAGTGGFSNKALSIGAYNSILINWIIIFGMFSFGVNFALYYLFLTSGSFKNIFKVFKNEEFRLYASYVLISIFLVFLNVLHDFDYDIIKALTHSAFAVSTVVSTTGYVTADFNLWPMFSKAILVTLMLFGACAGSTGGGMKSIRILVLFKTLIHEIKHTIHPNSVQTIRIDGKPVDDDTIKSILIFFFAYIIIIIFAVLIVSLDNFDFQTSLTAVIATISNIGPGLGAVGPVGNFADFSNISKIVFTMCMIVGRLEILPVLVLFSPSIWKKH, translated from the coding sequence GTGAATATTAAAATTGTACTAAAAATAGTGGGTACAGTGTTATTTTGGGAATCCATTCTGATGATGCCCTCCCTGATAATCTCGGCTGTTGATGGCAGCTACGAGGTAAAAGCTTTTATTATAGCAATATTATTATGTGGTATCTTCGGATTATTATTTAAAAATATTAAAACTAACGAAAATGAAATGAGAAAAAGAGAAGGCTATGCATCAGTTGCATTGTGTTGGCTTGTAATGTCCTTAGCCGGTGCACTTCCGTTTTATATAAGCGGTTCCATACCTTCATACATAGATGCTTTATTTGAAACTGCGTCCGGGTTTACAACAACCGGTTCAAGCATATTAACAGATATTGAGGGTATGCCCCGCGGACTTCTTTTTTGGAGAAGCTTCACACACTGGATAGGTGGTATGGGCGTGCTTGTATTTACAATGGCTCTGGCTCCATTATTAGGAGCACGTTCAGTTTTTTTAATGAGAGCAGAAAGCCCTGGACCAACATTTGGTAAGCTCGTGCCTAAGCTTTCAAACTCGTCGAAAATACTTTACATCATTTACGCCAGCATGACTGCAGCCATGGTTATACTTCTTATTATGGCAGGAATGCCAGCTTTTGATTCTTTTATTCACGCCTTTGGTACTGCAGGAACAGGTGGATTTTCAAATAAGGCGCTGAGCATTGGAGCCTACAACAGCATATTGATAAATTGGATTATTATATTCGGAATGTTTTCGTTCGGTGTTAATTTTGCCCTTTATTACTTGTTTTTGACTAGCGGTAGCTTTAAAAACATATTTAAAGTATTTAAAAACGAAGAATTTCGCTTATATGCATCCTATGTTTTAATATCAATATTTCTTGTATTTTTGAATGTTCTTCATGATTTTGATTACGATATAATTAAAGCCTTGACACATTCAGCCTTTGCCGTTTCCACAGTCGTTTCAACTACAGGGTATGTTACGGCAGATTTCAATTTATGGCCTATGTTTTCAAAAGCGATTCTTGTAACCTTGATGCTTTTTGGCGCTTGTGCCGGCTCAACTGGAGGCGGAATGAAGTCAATACGAATTTTGGTACTTTTTAAGACATTGATTCATGAAATAAAGCACACGATTCATCCTAATTCAGTTCAGACAATACGAATTGACGGGAAACCAGTCGATGACGACACCATAAAAAGCATTTTGATATTTTTCTTTGCATATATAATCATAATAATTTTTGCGGTACTTATTGTATCGTTGGATAATTTTGATTTCCAGACATCACTTACAGCAGTAATTGCCACAATAAGCAACATTGGACCTGGATTGGGGGCCGTAGGGCCAGTGGGAAACTTTGCTGATTTTTCAAACATCAGCAAAATAGTTTTTACTATGTGCATGATAGTTGGAAGATTGGAGATTCTCCCGGTATTGGTTTTATTTTCTCCATCTATCTGGAAAAAACATTGA